The DNA region CGTGCGGCTTAGTCCGCTCGAACTTTGCCTTTGCCACAAGTTCCTCCTAGAACGTATATCAGAAGACTTTCTCTTCAGGACGCTTTTCGTCACTGAAATCTTAGCAAGTCTACTGGTGGTCAATTGATTTTTTGAAATTGCGGTGGAGCGGGCTAAAAAAGCCTACTCGCCACGGGCTTTCTGGATGATCTCGTCGGAAACTGCCTTCGGGACCTCGGCGTAGCTGTCGAACTGCATCGAGTACACGGCACGACCCTGGGTCTTAGACCGCAGATCGCCGATGTAACCGAACATTCCGGACAACGGAACCAAGGACCGGATGACCTTGACGCCACTGGCATCTTCCATGGACTGCATCTGGCCACGACGAGAGTTGAGGTCACCGATAACATCGCCCATGTATTCCTCAGGCGTACGGACTTCAACTTCCATCAGTGGTTCGAGCAGAACCGGATCAGCCTTCCGAGCAGCTTCCTTGAACGCCATACGACCGGCGATCTTGAAGGCCATTTCGGAGGAGTCAACGTCATGGTAAGCGCCGTCGAGCAGCGTCGCCTTGATGCCGACAACCGGGTAACCAGCGAGCACACCATCGGTGAGGGCACTTTGGATACCCTGATCAACGCTGGGGATGTATTCACGAGGAACACGGCCACCGGTGACCTTGTTTTCGAACTCGTACAAGACGCCTTCTTCCGAAGTGAAAGGCTCGATCGCAATCTGAATCTTTGCGAACTGGCCGGACCCACCGGTCTGCTTCTTGTGCGTGTAATCGTGCTTCTCCACCTTGCGGCGAATGGTTTCACGGTAGGCAACCTGCGGCTTACCAACGTTGGCCTCAACCCGGAACTCGCGACGCATGCGATCCACCAGGATGTCCAGGTGAAGCTCGCCCATGCCGGCGATGATGGTCTGGCCAGTATCTTCGTCCAAGTTAACCCGGAAAGTCGGATCCTCAGCGGAGAGTTTCTGGATAGCCGTAGAAAGCTTTTCCTGATCGCCCTTGGTCTTCGGCTCAATAGCAACCGAGATAACCGGCTCCGGGAAGCTCATGGACTCAAGCACAATCGGGTTGGTGATATCCGCGAGGGTGTCACCGGTAGTGGTGTCCTTCAAGCCGATGGCCGCGTAGATGTGACCTGCCAGGGCCTCTTCTACCGGGTTCTCCTTGTTGGCGTGCATCTGGAAAAGCTTTCCGATGCGCTCCTTCTTACCCTT from Renibacterium salmoninarum ATCC 33209 includes:
- the fusA gene encoding elongation factor G is translated as MAQDVLTDLNKVRNIGIMAHIDAGKTTTTERILFYTGVNHKIGETHDGASTTDWMEQEKERGITITSAAVTSFWNGNQINIIDTPGHVDFTVEVERSLRVLDGAVAVFDGKEGVEPQSETVWRQADKYEVPRICFVNKMDKLGADFYFTVDTIINRLGAKPLVIQLPIGAENDFVGVVDLLEMRALVWPGDSKGDVTMGAKYEVQEIPADLLEKAQEYRAALVEAAAEASEELMEKYLEGEELTVAELKAGIRKLTIASEIYPVLCGSAFKNRGVQPMLDAVVDFLPSPLDVPPMIGHDPRNEETEMTRKPSTDEPFSALAFKVATHPFFGQLVFIRVYSGQIASGTQVINSTKGKKERIGKLFQMHANKENPVEEALAGHIYAAIGLKDTTTGDTLADITNPIVLESMSFPEPVISVAIEPKTKGDQEKLSTAIQKLSAEDPTFRVNLDEDTGQTIIAGMGELHLDILVDRMRREFRVEANVGKPQVAYRETIRRKVEKHDYTHKKQTGGSGQFAKIQIAIEPFTSEEGVLYEFENKVTGGRVPREYIPSVDQGIQSALTDGVLAGYPVVGIKATLLDGAYHDVDSSEMAFKIAGRMAFKEAARKADPVLLEPLMEVEVRTPEEYMGDVIGDLNSRRGQMQSMEDASGVKVIRSLVPLSGMFGYIGDLRSKTQGRAVYSMQFDSYAEVPKAVSDEIIQKARGE